GGACATATGCTTCGAGCAATTATGTCATATATTCGTGGGCCTACTGAATTTATGGCCCCATATCCAGGCGAGCTGTACCGGAATcttcatattaaaaatgaatgtaggGTTTTTGCCAGTATTATTAGATTCTGACTGAGCAAAGACAGAGCATTTTTCTGAAATCAGAGTCATCAAACATCTGTCCTTCTTTCATTTATCTCCATTTATGTGTGTCTATGACACATCTTGCAGGGCGTACAGTAATTATGTCCACCCACCACATGGACGAGGCCGACCTGCTGAGTGACAGGGTGGCGATCATCTCTCAGGGCCGCCTTCACTGCTGCGGGTCCCCCATCTTCCTCAAGAATTGTTTTGGCGCTGGCTTCTACCTCACTCTTGTGCGACGAATGAAGCGTGACACCCCGAAGGTAGGACAGAGCCTTGTGGGTTTTATGTGTGCATTAGGCTATTGTTTGCTAAAAATCTGGCTTGGCAACCACTTGCTAATTAATAAAGGAAGTaaggaagaaagaaacaagaagataaataaataaataaacaaataaataaaccaaccAACTAtggaagaaatgaaagaaaaaacaaagaaagagaggagccaagggaggaaggaagcaaagaaagaaaaaagggtttATTCATGATCCATTACACTTGACCCTAGATTAATACAGTGTTTTGACCTGCATTAgactttttgtaatttgtatgTAAATGAGTCCATGCGACTGCaaggatgcaaaaaaaaaggtaaaattttGGTTTCTGATCATGTTTTCCTGCAGGCCAGCTGTGACTGCACACAGGACTGCTCCTGTAAATGCTCAACGTGCTCAAAGTTTAAAGTGAGCCAGGAAGAGAGCCGCAgtccagacagacagatggatggtGAGTTCCATTATTgggttatttttatattgtaatttCAGACATCAGTGTAGTGCGCCAAGTTCATTGTTAATCTCCTTAAACCTGTTTCAGTCTATTCAGCGTCTAAATGAATACTGCAATGGAGCATAATCTCTTTGTCATGGTGATGAATAGCTCTTTTGCACTGGATTGTAGTCAGTCTGCTTACTGTAGCTGCTGCCAACACACCCAGAAACACCCAGCACTGACTCTATTCAGTGTTCTACTGTAGACCTTTTACATTTCCTTTATTCCCTGCTGTGATTTTGCACACcctttgcaacacatttttactcAGCATATATCCTGTCAGATAATTAgtttaactgtttttctttttactattaGTGTTGATGCAGtttactttgcattttaaaaaagcaaatggaGGGTAAAGGGGAGGCAGTAAGATGTAAAACTAATTATTCAAAGTATTTTGATggatgctaaaatatgacaaaatcgTACCACTCATTCTTAGGTAACATGGAAAGCATCACAGCTCTGATCCACCATCACGTGCCGCAGGCTCGTCTTATCGAGGCCATCGGCCAGGAGCTGACCTACCTGCTGCCCAACCGAAATTTCCAGCCTAGGGCCTATGCCAGCCTCTTCAGGGAGCTGGAGGAAACGTTGGTGGACATCGGCCTCAGCAGCTTCGGTGTGTCGGACACATCGCTGGAAGAGGTGGGTGGATATGACAAGAAAGGAAATGCTAGCAGCTTCAGTAATCATAGGACTGCTTGTATTTAAAAGGATAGTTCCGAGTTTTTGAAGTGAGGTTGCATGAGGTACTTATTCATAGACAGCCTATTACATAAAGTAAATGTCAGTTTGTACATCCCCAGTTTGAAGAATTTGGCAGGAGTACGACATGGAAGCTGAGCAATATACTGCTTTGGAGAggggcagcaacaaaatgttttttcagtgcctaaaaatgtttaatatcaGTTCAATTGTGCGCTTtactgaaagtatttttttactgctttaccttaatgtcagtcAGCAATTTCCaattggaaaataaaaccattgtattgctcttttcaaagccagactccatt
This is a stretch of genomic DNA from Plectropomus leopardus isolate mb unplaced genomic scaffold, YSFRI_Pleo_2.0 unplaced_scaffold12564, whole genome shotgun sequence. It encodes these proteins:
- the LOC121963798 gene encoding retinal-specific phospholipid-transporting ATPase ABCA4-like; the encoded protein is RTVIMSTHHMDEADLLSDRVAIISQGRLHCCGSPIFLKNCFGAGFYLTLVRRMKRDTPKASCDCTQDCSCKCSTCSKFKVSQEESRSPDRQMDGNMESITALIHHHVPQARLIEAIGQELTYLLPNRNFQPRAYASLFRELEETLVDIGLSSFGVSDTSLEE